One genomic segment of Candidatus Epulonipiscium sp. includes these proteins:
- a CDS encoding FtsW/RodA/SpoVE family cell cycle protein translates to MPKQSIIEVLILVSRYVFVIFIYIFLWAGYKGIIYERKNEIHGYNNKVFEQRIFIIFIHVFSFIILMASSNDIKEIEEIAKLGIYSLVFIIAAIILTSLIYKKSDAILWNSMLFLMDIGIIMLQRLDPEAANRQIIWYGIGSILMLFIPLVFMIIPRFEKFEYVYLMSGWILLLSPFVLGEEQFGARNWIFIGKYSFQPSEIVKFLFVFYLAASLRKYNSLKDIIIPTIMSGGYILVLVAQKDLGGALIYFLTFLILIYLRTSSSLLFFGGLGGASLASMVAYKLYSHVQVRVEAWLNPWKDMDYKGYQITQSLFGIGTWGWMGSGLTRGYPKSIPVVKTDFIFAAICEEFGNLFAIGIILIFLLMILRGVMIAIKCNRVFYSLLAVGAINLIAIQAFLIIGGVIKMIPLTGVTLPFISYGGSSVITSILIIGILQWIQSFYETREEVEE, encoded by the coding sequence ATGCCCAAACAATCTATCATAGAGGTTTTAATATTGGTTTCTAGGTATGTTTTTGTAATATTTATCTACATATTTTTATGGGCAGGATACAAGGGTATTATTTACGAACGCAAAAATGAAATCCATGGGTATAATAACAAAGTCTTTGAACAAAGGATTTTCATTATATTTATACATGTTTTTAGTTTCATTATTCTTATGGCAAGTTCCAACGATATTAAAGAGATAGAAGAAATAGCAAAATTAGGGATTTATAGCCTCGTGTTCATAATAGCCGCAATAATACTTACATCCCTTATATATAAAAAATCAGATGCTATTCTTTGGAACAGTATGCTCTTTTTAATGGATATAGGTATAATTATGTTGCAAAGATTAGACCCAGAAGCTGCAAACAGACAGATTATATGGTATGGGATAGGAAGTATTCTTATGCTTTTTATACCTTTAGTTTTTATGATAATCCCTAGATTTGAAAAGTTTGAATATGTTTACCTAATGAGCGGATGGATATTACTGCTTTCGCCTTTTGTATTAGGAGAGGAACAATTTGGAGCTAGGAACTGGATTTTCATAGGAAAATATAGTTTTCAGCCCTCTGAAATCGTAAAATTTTTATTTGTATTTTACTTAGCAGCCTCCCTTAGAAAATATAATTCATTAAAAGATATTATTATTCCAACAATAATGAGTGGTGGATATATTTTAGTTTTGGTAGCTCAAAAGGACTTAGGAGGAGCATTGATTTATTTTCTAACTTTTCTTATATTGATTTACCTTAGAACTTCTAGTTCACTTTTGTTTTTTGGGGGATTGGGGGGAGCAAGCTTAGCTTCTATGGTGGCATATAAATTATATAGCCATGTACAAGTTAGGGTAGAAGCATGGTTAAATCCATGGAAAGATATGGATTACAAGGGATATCAAATAACCCAATCCTTATTTGGGATAGGAACCTGGGGATGGATGGGTAGTGGCCTTACAAGGGGGTACCCTAAAAGTATTCCTGTTGTAAAGACAGATTTTATATTTGCAGCTATATGTGAAGAATTTGGAAATCTATTTGCTATCGGAATTATTTTGATATTTTTACTTATGATACTTCGTGGAGTGATGATAGCTATAAAATGCAATAGAGTCTTTTACTCACTCCTTGCCGTAGGGGCAATTAATTTAATTGCTATACAGGCATTTCTAATTATTGGTGGAGTGATAAAAATGATTCCACTAACAGGGGTAACCCTACCCTTTATAAGTTATGGAGGAAGTTCTGTTATCACTAGCATCCTAATAATTGGGATACTCCAATGGATACAAAGTTTTTATGAAACAAGGGAAGAGGTGGAGGAGTAG
- a CDS encoding U32 family peptidase has product MLNTKKIELLAPAGNKESVIAAVSNGCNAIYLGGKDFSARQSAMNFSMEEIREITDYCHLRDVRVYVTVNTLYKQGEVAKLYKFLNELYTIGVDALITQDLGTAIWIRRLFPKIEIHGSTQMTIHDLYGVKFLEELNFQRIVLSREMSLEEIIHVAKNTDLDIEVFVHGALCFSYSGQCLMSSMLGGRSGNRGRCAQPCRLPYTLADNGGKELVSGYLLSPKDIQTINYIPHMIEAGIRSFKIEGRMKRPEYVGVVVKTYRKYIDSYLENQKKYSVEDRDIKDLAQVFNRGGFSNGYLYQHSGRDMMSFENPKHWGIYLGKVINYNPSTKKCIIDTVEPLEPGDGIEIWRKGKLNTGISVSKTSKAGEKIIISIKDFVKEGDRVYKTKNKSLLETIQKTYEKDSRKLDIHASISFKKNKAINLKLWDERGNSVQVDGPLVEKAITNGLEKERIRQQILKTGNTPFNIKSLIIDMDDDGYVSIKELNNIRRVAIDELQNAIIEKYKRPAVDINIDFSNLNKNIIKGDNKQFTVLIRNINDIEYVFHPKVKRIYLEIREYKKDDIEKVSNICHKNNTEFFLALPRIDVSYKNERIWYDLEDTSIDGFLIRTYGQAFRLKKTTKKIILDYTFNIFNQLTANFWMEYGVEGFTLSPELNYDELKDFKGDGIEVIGYGHLPLMTTKQCIIGNTLYKKSVKGFCSNRNNQEHYKLIDRKGETFPIIQDCSLCTAVIYNGKPILLLRDLEKILSLPIDLMRLEFTFERKEDIRKIIRGYGNDKNIKAEILREQDYTKGHYFRGVE; this is encoded by the coding sequence ATGTTAAATACGAAAAAAATAGAGCTCCTTGCCCCAGCAGGAAACAAGGAAAGTGTAATTGCTGCTGTAAGCAATGGATGTAACGCTATATATTTAGGAGGAAAAGATTTTAGCGCAAGACAATCGGCGATGAACTTTTCTATGGAGGAAATAAGGGAGATTACAGATTATTGTCATCTTAGGGACGTTAGGGTATATGTAACGGTTAATACTTTATATAAGCAAGGTGAAGTTGCTAAACTATATAAATTTTTGAATGAACTATATACAATAGGGGTAGATGCACTGATTACTCAAGACCTTGGAACTGCCATATGGATTAGAAGGTTATTCCCTAAAATTGAAATCCATGGGAGTACCCAAATGACAATCCATGATTTGTATGGAGTTAAATTCTTAGAAGAACTTAATTTTCAAAGGATAGTATTAAGCAGGGAAATGTCCTTAGAAGAAATAATTCATGTGGCTAAAAATACGGATTTAGATATTGAGGTATTTGTGCATGGGGCCCTATGCTTTAGTTATTCTGGACAATGTTTGATGAGTAGCATGCTCGGGGGAAGGAGTGGAAATAGGGGGAGGTGCGCACAGCCTTGCAGACTCCCATATACATTGGCTGATAATGGAGGGAAAGAATTAGTTTCAGGATACCTTCTAAGCCCAAAGGATATACAAACTATAAATTATATTCCCCACATGATAGAGGCTGGAATACGCTCCTTCAAAATAGAAGGGAGGATGAAACGTCCGGAATATGTAGGGGTAGTTGTTAAAACTTACAGAAAATATATAGATTCCTATCTGGAAAATCAAAAAAAATACTCAGTGGAAGATAGGGATATAAAAGACTTGGCGCAGGTTTTTAATAGGGGTGGTTTTTCAAATGGTTATTTGTATCAACATAGTGGTAGAGATATGATGAGCTTTGAAAATCCTAAACATTGGGGAATATATTTAGGTAAAGTGATAAATTATAATCCATCAACTAAAAAATGCATAATAGATACAGTAGAACCCCTAGAACCGGGGGATGGAATAGAAATTTGGAGGAAGGGCAAATTAAATACGGGCATTAGTGTATCAAAAACGAGCAAGGCAGGAGAAAAAATTATCATTTCAATAAAGGATTTTGTTAAGGAAGGAGATAGAGTTTATAAGACAAAAAATAAAAGTCTTCTTGAAACTATCCAAAAAACTTATGAAAAAGATAGTCGGAAACTAGATATACATGCCTCCATTAGTTTCAAAAAAAATAAGGCAATTAATCTAAAACTTTGGGATGAAAGAGGAAATAGTGTTCAGGTCGATGGTCCCCTTGTGGAAAAAGCTATAACTAATGGATTAGAAAAGGAAAGAATTAGACAGCAGATTCTAAAAACAGGTAATACCCCCTTTAATATTAAATCTCTAATTATAGATATGGATGATGATGGATATGTTTCTATTAAGGAATTAAACAATATAAGAAGAGTAGCCATAGATGAGCTCCAAAATGCGATTATAGAAAAATATAAAAGGCCTGCTGTGGATATTAATATTGACTTTTCAAATTTAAATAAAAATATAATTAAAGGGGACAATAAACAATTTACAGTTCTAATTCGTAATATAAATGATATCGAATACGTTTTTCATCCAAAGGTAAAAAGAATATACTTGGAAATTAGAGAATATAAAAAAGATGATATAGAAAAAGTATCAAATATTTGCCATAAAAACAATACAGAATTCTTTTTAGCATTGCCTAGAATAGATGTCAGTTACAAAAATGAAAGAATATGGTATGATTTAGAAGATACTTCCATAGACGGGTTTTTAATCAGAACCTATGGACAGGCTTTCAGATTGAAAAAGACAACAAAGAAGATTATACTAGATTATACCTTTAATATATTTAATCAATTAACCGCTAATTTTTGGATGGAATACGGTGTGGAGGGCTTTACTCTTTCACCTGAATTAAACTACGATGAGTTAAAAGATTTTAAAGGAGATGGGATAGAAGTTATAGGATACGGGCATTTGCCTTTGATGACAACTAAACAATGTATTATAGGAAATACCCTATATAAAAAATCAGTTAAGGGATTTTGCAGCAATCGTAATAATCAAGAACACTATAAGCTTATAGATCGTAAAGGGGAGACATTTCCCATTATACAAGACTGCTCTTTATGTACGGCAGTTATTTATAACGGGAAACCTATTTTGTTATTAAGAGATTTGGAAAAGATATTATCCCTTCCTATAGATTTAATGAGGCTAGAGTTCACATTTGAAAGGAAAGAAGACATAAGAAAAATAATTAGGGGATATGGGAATGATAAAAATATAAAAGCAGAAATATTAAGGGAGCAAGATTACACGAAGGGTCATTATTTTAGAGGAGTAGAGTAG